The proteins below are encoded in one region of Streptomyces cyanogenus:
- a CDS encoding MATE family efflux transporter has product MTQAPEIPKTTRRQHDREIVALAVPAFGALVAEPLFVMADSAIVGHLGTAQLAGLGVASALLTTSVSVFVFLAYATTAAVARRVGAGDLPAAIRQGMDGIWLALLLGLAVIAVVLPLAPGIVDLFGASTTAAPYATTYLRVSALGIPAMLIVLAATGVLRGLQDTRTPLYVAVAGFVANAALNAGLVYGAGLGIAGSAWGTVIAQCGMAVVYLTVVVRGARRHGASLRPDATGIRASAHAGVPLLVRTLCLRAILMIATAVAARLGDADIAAHQIVLSLWSLLSFALDAIAIAGQAIIGRYLGADDAQGARQACRRMIQWGIATGAVLGLLVVAARPVFLPLFTSDSGVKDTALPALLLVALSQPVCGVVFVLDGVLMGAGDGPYLAWAMVATLAVFAPVALLVPVLGGGLTALWAAMTLMMAIRMLTLWGRAGSGHWIVTGATR; this is encoded by the coding sequence ATGACACAGGCTCCAGAGATCCCGAAGACCACCCGGCGGCAGCACGACCGAGAAATCGTCGCGCTGGCCGTCCCGGCCTTCGGCGCCCTGGTCGCCGAGCCTCTCTTCGTCATGGCGGACAGTGCGATCGTCGGCCATCTCGGGACCGCTCAGCTCGCCGGTCTCGGTGTCGCCTCGGCGCTGCTGACCACCTCCGTGAGTGTCTTCGTCTTCCTCGCGTACGCCACCACGGCCGCCGTCGCCCGCCGTGTCGGCGCCGGTGATCTCCCGGCGGCCATCCGCCAGGGCATGGACGGCATCTGGCTGGCGCTACTGCTCGGCCTCGCCGTCATCGCCGTCGTCCTGCCCTTGGCCCCCGGCATCGTAGATCTCTTCGGCGCCTCCACCACCGCGGCCCCCTACGCCACCACGTATCTGCGCGTCTCCGCCCTGGGCATCCCCGCCATGCTCATCGTCCTGGCCGCGACCGGAGTACTGCGTGGCCTGCAGGACACTAGGACCCCGCTCTACGTCGCCGTCGCCGGTTTCGTCGCCAATGCCGCGCTCAACGCCGGGCTGGTCTACGGTGCCGGGCTCGGCATCGCCGGTTCGGCCTGGGGCACGGTCATCGCCCAGTGCGGCATGGCGGTCGTCTATCTGACCGTCGTCGTCCGCGGAGCCCGTCGGCACGGTGCCTCCCTCCGGCCCGATGCCACCGGTATCCGGGCCTCGGCGCATGCCGGTGTTCCCCTCCTGGTGCGCACGCTCTGCCTGCGGGCGATCCTCATGATCGCCACAGCGGTCGCGGCACGCCTCGGTGACGCCGACATCGCCGCCCACCAGATCGTCCTGTCCTTGTGGAGCCTGCTGTCCTTCGCACTCGACGCGATAGCCATCGCGGGGCAGGCCATCATCGGCCGCTATCTCGGCGCGGACGATGCCCAGGGGGCACGACAGGCTTGCCGGCGCATGATCCAGTGGGGCATCGCGACCGGTGCCGTACTGGGTCTGCTCGTGGTGGCCGCACGGCCGGTCTTCCTGCCGCTGTTCACCAGCGACTCCGGAGTGAAGGACACCGCGCTCCCGGCCCTGCTGCTCGTGGCGCTCTCGCAGCCCGTCTGCGGGGTCGTGTTCGTCCTGGACGGCGTCCTGATGGGCGCGGGGGACGGTCCCTATCTTGCCTGGGCCATGGTCGCCACCCTGGCGGTGTTCGCTCCGGTGGCCCTGCTCGTCCCCGTCCTGGGCGGCGGGCTCACCGCGCTGTGGGCAGCGATGACGCTGATGATGGCGATCCGCATGCTGACCCTCTGGGGGCGGGCCGGCTCGGGGCACTGGATCGTGACGGGTGCGACCCGCTGA
- the rplI gene encoding 50S ribosomal protein L9, with amino-acid sequence MKIILTHEVSGLGAAGDVVDVKDGYARNYLIPRKFAIRWTKGGEKDVEQIRRARKIHEIQTIEQANQVKAQLEGVKVRLAVRSGDSGRLFGSVTPADIASAIKASGGPEVDKRRIELAAPIKTLGAHETSVRLHPEVAAKVNIEVVAA; translated from the coding sequence CCGCGGGCGACGTCGTCGACGTCAAGGACGGTTACGCTCGCAACTACCTGATCCCGCGGAAGTTCGCTATCCGCTGGACCAAGGGTGGCGAGAAGGACGTCGAGCAGATCCGTCGTGCTCGCAAGATCCACGAGATCCAGACCATCGAGCAGGCCAACCAGGTCAAGGCCCAGCTCGAGGGCGTGAAGGTCCGTCTGGCCGTCCGCTCCGGCGACTCCGGCCGTCTCTTCGGTTCCGTCACCCCGGCCGACATCGCGTCCGCGATCAAGGCTTCCGGTGGCCCCGAGGTCGACAAGCGCCGCATCGAGCTGGCCGCTCCGATCAAGACCCTGGGCGCCCACGAGACGTCCGTGCGTCTGCACCCCGAGGTTGCCGCCAAGGTCAACATCGAGGTCGTCGCGGCCTGA